In Camelina sativa cultivar DH55 chromosome 16, Cs, whole genome shotgun sequence, a single window of DNA contains:
- the LOC104750313 gene encoding uncharacterized protein LOC104750313, whose product MSRTMEEYHQSNESGDNKGSWIWSKAVSVGKKVLTAGVVVSSAPLLVPSLFVASTIAFLSSVPFCLFLANYACTQKVMSSLLPDTEETGGVDKDGESGFDEYSKIGNREGRPAGAGEAALFMATDESIPIGVEEHEEMGKESMSLLEKIRDEGRTDKETSEKDLQEDKKSGNTKSDEVQDQPEKSETGREGELGATKT is encoded by the exons ATGAGTCGAACAATGGAGGAGTATCATCAGTCTAATGAGAGTGGAGACAACAAAGGAAGTTGGATTTGGAGTAAGGCGGTAAGCGTTGGGAAGAAGGTTCTGACAGCTGGTGTTGTAGTGTCTTCAGCTCCACTTCTTGTTCCTTCACTTTTTGTCGCCTCTACCATCGCCTTCCTCTCCTCTGTTCCTTTTTGTCTCTTCTTGGCTAACTATGCTTGTACTCAAAAAGTAATGAGTAGTCTTCTTCCTGATACTGAAGAAACTGGTGGAGTTGACAAGGATGGTGAATCTGGATTTGATGAGTACAGCAAGATTGGTAACCGTGAAGGCCGCCCTGCCGGAGCTGGTGAGGCTGCACTTTTCATGGCTACAGATGAATCGATTCCCATTGGGGTTGAGGAACATGAGGAGATGGGGAAAGAGTCAATGAGCTTGCTAGAGAAAATTAGGGATGAGGGTAGAACTGATAAAGAAACCTCTGAGAAAGATTTACAAGAAGATAAAAAGTCCGGAAATACCAAGTCAGACGAGGTTCAAGACCAGCCTGAAAAATCTGAGACTGGACGTGaag GGGAACTTGGGGCCACAAAAACTTAA